Proteins from one Candidatus Margulisiibacteriota bacterium genomic window:
- the rpmI gene encoding 50S ribosomal protein L35, with protein MPKIKTRKAAAKRFEVKKSGKIMRRSAGLRHILEWKSSRQRRKLRRKSVVARSDERRIRDMIPGGSNG; from the coding sequence ATGCCGAAGATCAAGACAAGAAAAGCAGCAGCGAAACGGTTTGAGGTCAAGAAATCGGGCAAGATCATGCGCCGGTCAGCCGGTCTGCGCCACATCTTGGAATGGAAATCGTCCCGCCAGCGCCGGAAACTGCGCCGTAAATCGGTCGTTGCCCGCTCCGACGAGCGGCGGATCCGCGACATGATCCCGGGAGGGTCCAATGGTTAG
- the rplT gene encoding 50S ribosomal protein L20, which yields MVRVKRGFTARRRKKKLFAKTRGFRITQRTQLRRAKQAVIKAGVHATRHRRDKKGTMRRLWTTRINAAARLLGIKYNQLIHSLKLANIKLDRKILADLALQDPKTFATIVNAARKQ from the coding sequence ATGGTTAGAGTTAAAAGAGGTTTCACCGCCCGCCGCCGCAAGAAAAAACTTTTTGCCAAGACGCGCGGCTTTCGCATCACCCAGCGGACCCAGCTCCGGCGCGCTAAACAGGCCGTTATCAAGGCCGGGGTCCACGCTACCCGCCACCGCCGCGACAAGAAGGGGACGATGCGCCGGCTCTGGACGACCCGGATCAACGCCGCCGCCCGCCTCCTGGGGATCAAATACAACCAGCTGATCCATTCCCTGAAGCTGGCGAACATCAAGCTGGATCGCAAGATCCTGGCCGATCTCGCCCTGCAGGACCCGAAGACCTTCGCCACGATCGTTAACGCCGCCCGAAAACAATGA
- a CDS encoding bifunctional nuclease family protein yields MIEMQVGGLGFDPRNLSPLVLLRDQEELNFLPIWIGVFEAAAIAMELQNVQPPRPMTHDLLRNAIETLGGKLKKVVINDVKDGTFYATVEVEVKDNKVINLDARPSDAIALAVRGHTPIFVSEVVMMQAKLVNSEKDAEETKKFKDFIENIRPEDFTKYYKQD; encoded by the coding sequence ATGATCGAAATGCAGGTCGGGGGGCTTGGTTTTGACCCCCGCAACCTCTCGCCGCTGGTGCTGCTCCGCGATCAGGAAGAGCTCAATTTCCTGCCGATCTGGATCGGCGTCTTTGAAGCGGCCGCCATCGCCATGGAACTGCAGAACGTCCAACCGCCCCGCCCCATGACCCATGATCTATTACGCAACGCGATCGAAACCCTGGGCGGCAAGCTGAAAAAAGTCGTGATCAACGACGTCAAGGACGGCACCTTCTACGCCACGGTCGAGGTCGAGGTCAAGGACAACAAGGTCATCAACCTCGACGCCCGCCCCTCCGACGCTATCGCGCTAGCCGTGCGCGGCCACACCCCGATCTTCGTTTCCGAGGTCGTGATGATGCAGGCCAAGCTGGTCAATTCCGAGAAAGACGCGGAAGAAACCAAGAAGTTCAAGGATTTTATCGAGAACATCCGCCCCGAAGACTTCACCAAGTACTACAAGCAGGACTAG
- a CDS encoding EamA family transporter, whose translation MMNYLIMIVSITLAIAGQLLMKRGMIAFGTFPVSQLLVKLVPIFLNPWVFAGLACFGLSSVFWLVVLSRMPLSLVYPMVSFGYVLVALLSVFFFKEHVSLIRWTGIVVIILGVFLISRS comes from the coding sequence ATGATGAATTATCTGATCATGATCGTTTCGATCACCCTGGCGATCGCCGGCCAGCTACTGATGAAGCGGGGGATGATCGCGTTCGGAACGTTCCCGGTCAGCCAGCTGCTGGTCAAGCTTGTCCCGATCTTCCTTAATCCGTGGGTCTTTGCCGGGCTGGCTTGCTTCGGCCTCTCTTCGGTCTTCTGGCTGGTCGTTCTTTCGCGGATGCCGCTTAGCCTGGTGTATCCGATGGTCAGCTTTGGCTACGTCCTGGTCGCGCTGTTATCGGTCTTTTTCTTTAAGGAACACGTTTCCCTGATCCGCTGGACCGGGATCGTCGTTATTATCCTCGGGGTCTTCCTGATCTCGAGAAGCTAG
- a CDS encoding type II secretion system protein, translating to MTRRGFTLVELVVALTLFALVAGTITLAFGSYWRNWRKLTKQASLAQIKNLVAERITTDLRAGDPTIAYSYEAGKVQRRKNGTVAYLTSPGEIGRLLFTPLAAKRVVVQLDDLSWEVATP from the coding sequence ATGACGCGCCGGGGCTTTACTCTAGTCGAGCTGGTCGTTGCTTTAACGCTTTTCGCTTTGGTAGCGGGTACGATCACGCTGGCTTTCGGCAGTTATTGGCGGAACTGGCGGAAGTTAACTAAGCAAGCGAGCCTGGCCCAGATCAAGAACCTGGTCGCCGAAAGGATCACGACCGACCTGCGGGCGGGCGATCCGACCATCGCTTATTCTTATGAGGCCGGTAAGGTTCAGCGCCGGAAGAACGGGACGGTCGCCTATTTAACTTCACCCGGGGAGATCGGACGGCTGCTCTTTACCCCTCTGGCGGCCAAAAGGGTCGTCGTGCAACTTGACGACCTTTCCTGGGAGGTCGCGACCCCATGA
- a CDS encoding prepilin-type N-terminal cleavage/methylation domain-containing protein: protein MNRKGFTLVELLTALTILLTSLSSASYLYRAACRSHARTAGLSRTLYEARSKMTAAYSAPASAELEVIMIEAPPVRLYSLRGKE, encoded by the coding sequence TTGAATAGAAAAGGCTTTACCCTGGTCGAGCTGCTGACGGCGCTAACTATCCTGCTGACCTCGTTATCGTCAGCGAGCTATCTTTACCGGGCAGCTTGCCGGAGCCACGCCAGAACAGCCGGGCTTTCCCGGACTCTTTACGAAGCGAGGAGCAAAATGACCGCCGCTTACTCGGCGCCGGCCTCGGCTGAGCTCGAAGTGATCATGATCGAAGCGCCGCCGGTCCGTCTTTATTCGTTGCGGGGCAAGGAATGA
- a CDS encoding type II secretion system protein, translating into MGRRGFTVVELLVVIAIVGIILTVSSPPLMKLRQTALIEGECGTRAADLRRAEIEALTRAQTVERLPFKFAGSGFPLPGYSGTLTLSPHRKIIVSSVGRVRIE; encoded by the coding sequence ATGGGGCGGCGGGGGTTTACTGTAGTTGAACTGCTGGTAGTTATTGCGATCGTCGGGATAATCCTGACCGTTTCTTCCCCTCCATTAATGAAACTCCGCCAAACCGCCTTGATCGAAGGGGAATGCGGGACGCGCGCTGCCGACTTGAGACGAGCGGAGATCGAAGCGCTGACGCGGGCGCAGACGGTCGAGCGCTTGCCGTTCAAGTTCGCCGGTTCCGGTTTCCCTCTGCCCGGTTATAGCGGGACTTTAACCCTTTCACCGCACAGAAAGATCATCGTTTCCTCGGTCGGGAGGGTCAGGATTGAATAG
- the panC gene encoding pantoate--beta-alanine ligase — protein sequence MREIRDPGEMRLYSQKAKAHGKRVALVPTMGALHEGHLSLVAQARKRADVVVVSIFVNPIQFGPSEDRKKYPRRLGRDKKALKELGVDALFVPAAGRMFPPGFKTYVEVEGLSRKLCGRSRPAHFRGVTTIVAKLFNIVLPDVALFGLKDYQQQVVIRQMARDLDLPVEIVSLPTVREFDGLAMSSRNAYLTARERKTATILYRALMQAQKLVGAGERDLNKIMYKLRSLIGTEPAVRLDYLAAVDPETLAEVKKLKGKVVFAVAAYLGKARLIDNIMVDAG from the coding sequence ATGCGCGAGATCCGCGACCCCGGCGAGATGCGGCTCTATTCCCAAAAAGCGAAGGCGCACGGCAAGCGCGTCGCGCTGGTGCCGACCATGGGGGCGCTCCACGAGGGGCATCTCTCCCTGGTCGCGCAAGCGCGCAAGCGGGCGGACGTGGTCGTAGTTTCGATCTTCGTCAACCCGATCCAGTTCGGCCCGAGCGAGGACCGGAAAAAGTACCCGCGCCGCCTGGGGCGCGACAAAAAGGCGCTCAAGGAGCTGGGGGTCGACGCCCTCTTTGTCCCGGCCGCCGGACGGATGTTCCCGCCCGGCTTCAAGACCTACGTCGAGGTCGAGGGCCTGTCCCGGAAACTTTGCGGCCGCTCGCGCCCGGCCCATTTTCGCGGCGTGACGACCATCGTCGCCAAGCTTTTTAATATCGTGCTGCCCGACGTCGCCCTGTTCGGCCTGAAAGATTACCAGCAACAGGTCGTTATCCGGCAAATGGCCCGCGATCTCGACCTGCCGGTGGAGATCGTCTCCCTGCCGACCGTCCGCGAGTTCGACGGGCTGGCCATGAGCTCGCGCAACGCTTACCTGACGGCCCGGGAGAGAAAAACGGCGACCATCCTTTATCGGGCGCTGATGCAGGCCCAGAAATTGGTCGGCGCGGGCGAGCGCGACCTGAACAAGATAATGTACAAGCTCCGCTCGCTGATCGGCACCGAACCGGCGGTCCGCCTCGATTACCTGGCGGCGGTCGATCCGGAAACCCTGGCGGAAGTGAAGAAGCTAAAAGGGAAGGTCGTTTTTGCCGTCGCCGCCTATTTGGGCAAGGCGAGATTGATCGATAATATTATGGTTGACGCGGGGTAG
- the topA gene encoding type I DNA topoisomerase, with translation MAKNLVIVESPAKARTLEKFLGKDFAVAACGGHIRDLPAKSLGVKVDKDFEPNYQIIKGKEKIVKELKSAAAKAKLIYLAPDPDREGEAIAWHLQTILGGNGKVKRIEFNEITKEAVTEAVKHPRKINLPRVDAQQARRILDRLVGYKLSPLLWKKVRKGLSAGRVQSVAVRLICEREEEIGKFKKEEYWDIIANLASLAGTEFAAKLVARGETALGVRPKEKGKVIGSAADAQQIAKALEDAAYAVKEVRKKEQKRHPAPPFITSTLQQEAARKLGFSAKKTMTLAQKLYEGEEVKGHGRVGLITYMRTDSVRIAHEAELEVRKYIAESYGKQFLPAAPIHYKKKKQAQDAHEAVRPTSVLRSPDKLKEDLKGDEFKLYELIWKRFVACQMEAAVFDQTAVDIAAGEYLLRANGSVIKFEGFLKLYVESTDENEPAEEREGFLPPLKEGEALTLLKVAPAQHFTEPPPRYTEASLVKELEQRGIGRPSTYAPIISTVQDRGYVTKEGKALKPTEVGVTVNGLLVKHFPLILDVKFTARMEDQLDEVAEGKLQWGNALKEFYEPFKAALAEADVKMEKVKTEIMTDENCPTCGNKLVIREGRFGKFIACSTYPKCKFTKNLPEEEARFAALAENCEKCGKPMVVKRGRFGEFLACSGYPDCKNIKSILKKLGVKCPKCGGDLVERRTKKGRLFYSCSNYPKCDFATWQRPKSEEPPKKSGEAPGNA, from the coding sequence ATGGCCAAGAATTTAGTAATTGTCGAATCGCCCGCCAAGGCCCGGACACTGGAAAAGTTCCTGGGGAAGGACTTTGCCGTGGCCGCCTGCGGGGGACATATCCGCGACCTGCCGGCCAAGTCGCTCGGCGTCAAAGTCGATAAGGACTTTGAGCCGAACTACCAGATCATTAAAGGGAAGGAAAAGATCGTCAAGGAGCTGAAAAGCGCCGCCGCCAAGGCCAAGCTGATCTACCTGGCTCCCGACCCGGACCGGGAAGGGGAAGCGATCGCCTGGCATCTGCAGACCATCCTGGGAGGGAACGGCAAGGTCAAAAGGATCGAGTTCAACGAGATCACCAAAGAGGCGGTCACCGAAGCGGTGAAACACCCGCGCAAGATCAACCTTCCCCGGGTCGACGCCCAGCAGGCGCGCCGGATCCTCGACCGCCTGGTCGGTTACAAGCTTAGCCCGCTCCTTTGGAAAAAGGTCCGTAAAGGCCTGTCGGCCGGCCGGGTCCAATCGGTCGCGGTCCGCCTGATCTGCGAGCGGGAAGAAGAGATCGGCAAGTTCAAAAAAGAAGAGTACTGGGATATCATCGCCAACCTTGCCAGCCTGGCGGGCACGGAATTCGCCGCCAAGCTGGTCGCCCGGGGCGAAACGGCGCTCGGCGTCCGGCCGAAGGAGAAAGGGAAGGTCATCGGCTCGGCGGCGGACGCGCAGCAGATCGCCAAAGCGCTGGAAGACGCCGCTTACGCGGTCAAGGAAGTCCGCAAGAAAGAACAAAAGCGCCACCCGGCCCCGCCGTTCATCACCAGCACGCTGCAGCAGGAGGCGGCCCGCAAGCTCGGTTTCTCGGCCAAGAAAACGATGACCCTGGCGCAGAAACTGTACGAGGGCGAAGAGGTCAAAGGGCACGGGCGCGTCGGTCTGATCACCTACATGCGCACCGACTCGGTCCGCATCGCGCACGAGGCCGAGCTGGAGGTCAGAAAATATATCGCCGAGAGCTACGGCAAGCAGTTCCTGCCGGCCGCGCCGATCCATTACAAGAAGAAGAAACAGGCGCAGGACGCCCACGAGGCGGTCCGCCCGACCTCGGTCCTGCGTTCCCCGGACAAATTGAAAGAGGACCTGAAGGGGGACGAGTTCAAGCTGTACGAATTGATCTGGAAACGGTTCGTCGCCTGCCAGATGGAAGCGGCCGTGTTCGACCAGACCGCGGTCGACATCGCGGCCGGCGAATACCTGCTCCGGGCCAACGGCTCGGTCATCAAGTTCGAGGGTTTTCTCAAGCTTTACGTCGAGAGCACCGACGAGAACGAGCCGGCGGAAGAAAGAGAAGGCTTCCTGCCGCCGCTGAAAGAAGGGGAAGCGCTGACGCTCCTGAAGGTCGCGCCGGCCCAGCATTTTACCGAACCGCCGCCGCGCTACACCGAGGCGTCGCTGGTCAAGGAGCTGGAGCAGCGCGGCATCGGCCGGCCGTCGACCTACGCGCCGATCATCTCGACCGTTCAGGACCGGGGGTACGTGACCAAGGAAGGGAAGGCGCTGAAGCCGACCGAGGTCGGGGTCACGGTCAACGGCCTGCTGGTCAAGCATTTCCCGCTGATCCTGGACGTCAAGTTCACCGCCCGGATGGAAGACCAGCTGGACGAAGTGGCGGAGGGAAAACTGCAATGGGGGAACGCTCTGAAGGAGTTCTACGAACCGTTCAAAGCCGCCCTGGCCGAAGCCGACGTAAAGATGGAAAAGGTCAAGACCGAGATTATGACCGACGAGAACTGCCCGACCTGCGGCAACAAGCTGGTGATCCGCGAAGGGCGTTTCGGCAAGTTCATTGCCTGTTCCACCTACCCGAAATGCAAGTTCACCAAGAATCTGCCGGAGGAGGAGGCCCGGTTCGCGGCGCTGGCGGAGAACTGCGAGAAGTGCGGCAAGCCGATGGTGGTCAAGCGCGGCCGGTTCGGCGAGTTCCTGGCTTGCAGCGGTTATCCCGACTGCAAGAACATCAAGTCGATCCTGAAAAAGCTCGGGGTCAAATGTCCCAAGTGCGGCGGCGACCTGGTGGAGCGGCGGACCAAGAAAGGCCGGCTCTTCTACAGCTGCAGCAATTATCCCAAGTGCGATTTTGCCACCTGGCAGCGTCCCAAGAGCGAAGAGCCGCCCAAGAAGAGCGGCGAGGCGCCGGGCAATGCTTAA
- the mutL gene encoding DNA mismatch repair endonuclease MutL encodes MNKHPIQVLSDDLINKIAAGEVIERPASVVKELIENALDAGASQISVEVQDAGKKLIGVADNGSGMTAAEIELALQRHSTSKIATADDLFAIKTLGFRGEALPSIASIAQMKIEPNPSGNGLTVEVGALFYNTPARKKFLKSNATELGHIGDIIAKYALACPGVAFRLISDGKPLINSPGTGNLLDAVLAIYGAELARELVEVDRPFAAGRVVGLVSRPTISRLDKNYETFFVNGRYIKNFLLNRALEEACRTLIPNNRYPVAILFIEIDPRQVDVNVHPTKREVKFADNTMVMQAVREAVREALEVRSQVTGEEAGREGGSEMVEMGTADQLPISNIPSGFLALQPTPNFEIPESALSETQPLTPIYQLMPTYIVATDGRELTLIDQHAAHERIIYDQLSRGPRVASSQSLLIPETIELSVGETMALMSNLDNLKGIGFEIAEFGGNSFIVRAVPAVSAKIPVKQLLLDIVTELLETGGSTQLEVKRENIRKLVACHSAIKAGDPLTPQEMAGLIKDLYATENPLTCPHGRPTMVRITPEELAKRFGR; translated from the coding sequence GTGAACAAACACCCGATCCAGGTCCTGTCCGATGACCTTATTAACAAGATAGCCGCTGGTGAAGTGATCGAACGGCCTGCCTCGGTCGTTAAGGAGCTGATCGAGAACGCGCTGGACGCCGGGGCCAGCCAGATCAGCGTCGAGGTCCAGGATGCCGGCAAGAAACTGATCGGGGTGGCCGATAACGGGAGCGGGATGACCGCCGCCGAGATCGAACTGGCCCTGCAGCGCCATTCTACCTCCAAGATCGCGACCGCTGACGATCTCTTTGCCATCAAGACCCTCGGCTTTCGCGGCGAAGCGCTCCCGTCGATCGCCAGCATCGCGCAAATGAAGATCGAGCCGAACCCGTCGGGGAACGGACTGACGGTCGAGGTCGGCGCGCTTTTTTACAACACCCCGGCCCGCAAAAAATTCCTTAAGTCGAACGCGACCGAGCTCGGTCACATCGGCGATATTATCGCCAAGTACGCGTTGGCCTGCCCGGGCGTCGCTTTCCGCCTGATCTCGGACGGGAAGCCGCTGATCAATTCGCCGGGCACGGGAAACTTGCTCGACGCGGTCCTCGCGATCTACGGCGCGGAATTGGCCCGGGAGCTGGTCGAGGTCGACCGTCCGTTCGCCGCCGGGAGGGTGGTCGGACTGGTCAGCCGCCCGACCATTAGCCGCCTGGACAAGAATTACGAGACCTTTTTCGTCAACGGCCGTTACATCAAGAATTTTCTGCTCAACCGCGCCCTGGAAGAAGCCTGCCGGACGCTGATCCCGAACAACCGTTACCCGGTCGCCATTTTGTTCATTGAGATCGATCCGCGCCAGGTGGACGTTAACGTTCACCCGACCAAACGCGAGGTTAAATTCGCGGACAACACTATGGTCATGCAGGCTGTTAGGGAAGCGGTCCGGGAGGCTTTGGAGGTTAGAAGTCAGGTTACAGGCGAAGAGGCCGGAAGGGAAGGCGGCAGTGAGATGGTGGAGATGGGAACAGCCGACCAACTTCCTATTTCCAACATCCCGTCCGGCTTCTTGGCCTTACAACCTACACCCAACTTCGAGATACCGGAGTCAGCCTTGTCAGAAACTCAACCGCTAACGCCGATCTATCAACTAATGCCTACATATATAGTGGCGACCGATGGCCGCGAACTGACGCTGATCGACCAGCACGCCGCCCACGAACGGATCATTTACGACCAGTTGAGCCGCGGGCCGCGGGTCGCGAGCAGCCAGTCGTTATTAATTCCGGAGACGATCGAACTGTCGGTCGGGGAGACGATGGCGTTAATGAGCAACCTGGACAACCTCAAGGGGATCGGCTTCGAGATCGCCGAATTTGGCGGGAATAGTTTTATTGTCCGGGCTGTTCCGGCTGTTTCGGCCAAGATCCCGGTCAAGCAGCTCCTGCTCGATATCGTGACCGAGCTGCTGGAAACCGGCGGCAGTACCCAGTTAGAAGTTAAAAGAGAGAATATCAGGAAACTGGTCGCCTGCCACAGCGCGATCAAGGCCGGCGACCCGCTGACCCCCCAGGAGATGGCAGGCCTGATCAAGGACCTTTACGCGACCGAGAACCCGCTGACCTGTCCCCATGGCCGGCCCACGATGGTCAGGATAACCCCGGAAGAGCTGGCCAAACGCTTCGGCCGCTGA
- the ybgC gene encoding tol-pal system-associated acyl-CoA thioesterase, with translation MKHQFAHRVIYQDTDAEGVVYYANYLGLFERGRTELLRQMGLKVKEFKEKQGILFAVIRVECDYHAPAVYDDELTVTTEIAETTPARVVFQQQVLKGSKALVSARITLCALSADGFRPVRLPAELR, from the coding sequence ATGAAACACCAGTTCGCCCACCGGGTCATTTACCAGGACACCGATGCCGAGGGAGTCGTCTACTACGCGAACTATCTGGGTTTATTCGAGCGGGGGAGAACGGAACTGCTCCGCCAAATGGGGCTTAAGGTTAAAGAATTCAAGGAAAAGCAAGGGATCCTTTTTGCCGTCATCAGGGTCGAATGCGATTACCATGCCCCGGCGGTTTATGATGATGAGTTAACTGTTACCACGGAGATTGCCGAGACCACCCCGGCCCGGGTCGTTTTTCAACAGCAAGTTCTCAAAGGGAGCAAGGCGCTGGTTTCCGCCCGGATCACGCTTTGCGCCTTGAGCGCCGACGGCTTCCGCCCGGTCCGCCTCCCCGCCGAATTGCGGTGA
- the aroA gene encoding 3-phosphoshikimate 1-carboxyvinyltransferase, translating to MENLHVFPAQSLRGAIAVPGDKSISHRAVMIGALARGATVIDNFLPSADCLATIDCLRKLGIEAASHGSRVTITGKGLKGLVKPSEPLYVGNSGTTIRLISGILAGQAFPVEIDGDESIRKRPMGRVALPLREMGASLEGRRGGGAREELYPPLKIFGGNLRAIAYELPVASAQVKSAILLAGLFAAGTTSVTERTASRDHTERMLAHFGAAITVTGRESRVTGQQEFDGTEIDVPGDISSAAFFLIGATLVPGSELRLNNIGTNPTRTGILDVLHRMGAQVRVENERLLAGEPRADIIIRSGRLKAIKLDGEIIPRIIDEIPIIAVAATQAEGVTEIRGAQELRIKESDRIKTVATELRKLGAAVEELADGLRITGPAKLTGARCESYGDHRIAMALAVAGLIARGETIIDNTDCIETSFPGFEPLLKSVLR from the coding sequence ATGGAAAACTTGCACGTCTTTCCGGCGCAAAGCCTGCGCGGCGCGATCGCCGTTCCCGGCGACAAGTCGATCTCCCACCGCGCCGTCATGATCGGCGCGCTGGCGCGCGGCGCCACGGTGATCGATAATTTTCTCCCCAGCGCCGACTGCCTGGCGACGATCGACTGCTTGAGAAAATTAGGGATCGAAGCCGCGAGTCACGGGTCGCGGGTCACGATCACAGGGAAGGGGCTTAAAGGGCTGGTCAAACCGTCCGAACCGTTATACGTCGGCAATTCCGGCACGACGATCCGGTTGATCTCGGGGATCCTGGCCGGGCAGGCGTTTCCCGTAGAGATCGACGGGGACGAATCGATCCGGAAACGGCCGATGGGGCGGGTCGCGTTGCCGCTGCGGGAGATGGGCGCGAGCCTGGAGGGGCGCCGGGGCGGGGGGGCGAGAGAAGAGCTTTATCCGCCGCTAAAGATCTTTGGCGGCAATTTACGGGCGATCGCTTACGAGCTGCCGGTCGCGTCGGCGCAGGTCAAGTCCGCCATCCTGCTGGCCGGTCTTTTTGCGGCCGGCACGACCAGCGTGACGGAAAGGACCGCTTCGCGCGACCATACCGAGCGGATGCTGGCCCATTTCGGGGCGGCCATTACCGTTACGGGTCGCGAGTCGCGAGTCACGGGTCAGCAGGAATTCGACGGGACGGAGATCGACGTTCCCGGCGACATTTCCTCGGCCGCTTTTTTCCTGATCGGCGCAACGCTGGTCCCGGGGAGTGAACTGCGCTTAAACAACATCGGCACCAATCCGACCCGGACCGGGATTCTTGACGTCCTGCACCGGATGGGGGCGCAGGTCAGGGTGGAGAACGAACGGCTGCTGGCGGGAGAGCCGAGAGCGGACATCATTATCCGGAGCGGCCGGCTGAAAGCGATCAAGCTCGACGGCGAGATCATTCCCCGGATCATCGACGAGATCCCGATCATCGCGGTCGCCGCGACGCAGGCCGAAGGAGTGACCGAGATCCGCGGGGCGCAGGAGCTGCGGATCAAGGAGAGCGACCGGATCAAGACCGTAGCGACCGAACTGCGCAAGCTCGGCGCGGCGGTAGAGGAATTGGCTGACGGTTTACGGATCACCGGTCCGGCGAAACTGACCGGGGCGCGGTGCGAAAGCTACGGCGACCACCGGATCGCCATGGCGCTGGCGGTTGCCGGCCTGATCGCCCGGGGCGAAACGATCATTGATAATACCGATTGCATCGAGACTTCTTTCCCCGGGTTCGAGCCGCTGCTGAAGAGCGTTCTCCGCTAA
- a CDS encoding prephenate dehydrogenase/arogenate dehydrogenase family protein: MRIAIIGLGLIGGSLGLALKKQLPPAAKLKVVGIPRRAETIDLAKQLGAIDEGTTDHVKGVADADLVFVCTPINLITAVIKDIAPALKKGAIVTDVGSSKQEIVAQAERLLPRGVFFVGGHPMAGKETSKLEAAEPDLFQGKSWLLTRTGRTSIRALEQVGQLLGQLGVKIVEMEPRKHDLAVAAVSHLPLVLAAALVNAVAAEPEQALMKQCAASGFRDTTRVASGDPILGVDMFTTNKKAVLKMIGGFKKALGQLERLIKAGQGEELKAELDKAKQFRDSIYQ, translated from the coding sequence ATGAGAATAGCGATCATCGGTTTAGGCTTGATCGGCGGTTCGCTGGGGCTGGCGTTGAAGAAACAGCTGCCGCCTGCCGCCAAATTGAAGGTCGTCGGGATCCCCCGGCGGGCCGAGACGATCGACCTGGCCAAACAGCTGGGGGCGATTGACGAAGGGACGACCGATCACGTCAAGGGCGTGGCGGACGCCGACCTGGTCTTTGTTTGCACGCCGATCAACCTGATCACGGCGGTCATCAAGGATATCGCGCCGGCCCTGAAGAAGGGAGCGATCGTGACCGACGTCGGCAGCTCGAAGCAGGAGATCGTGGCGCAGGCGGAACGGCTGCTGCCGCGCGGCGTCTTTTTTGTCGGCGGCCACCCGATGGCGGGGAAAGAAACCAGTAAGCTGGAGGCGGCCGAGCCCGACCTGTTCCAGGGGAAGAGCTGGCTGCTGACGCGGACAGGCCGCACCAGCATTCGGGCGCTGGAACAAGTCGGCCAGCTGCTCGGTCAGCTCGGCGTTAAGATCGTGGAAATGGAGCCCAGGAAACACGACCTGGCGGTCGCGGCGGTCAGCCACCTGCCGCTGGTGCTCGCGGCGGCGTTGGTTAACGCGGTAGCCGCGGAGCCGGAACAAGCCTTGATGAAGCAATGCGCCGCCTCCGGGTTCCGCGACACGACCCGCGTCGCTTCCGGCGACCCGATCCTCGGCGTGGACATGTTCACGACCAATAAAAAAGCGGTCTTGAAGATGATCGGCGGCTTCAAAAAGGCCCTGGGACAATTGGAACGGCTGATCAAGGCGGGGCAGGGCGAGGAATTAAAGGCCGAATTGGATAAGGCGAAACAGTTCCGCGACTCGATCTACCAGTAG